The window TGAGCACCGGGAGGGGACTATCAGCGAGCGTCATCAACGGCGGACTGGCCCCAATCGGGCCGCACTGCCTACCTCCGCGCCATCGCCGACGACCCCTACGTGGTCGAAGTCCACGACGGGGCCAGCACCCAGATCGTCGTCTCGGTGCCTCTCGACATGAGCGACGAGTGGACAGTCGAGTCCCGAGAGCGTCTCGCGGCGGCCCGAGCCGCTCTTGGCGTTGGCACAGAGGGATCACCATGAGGGTACTGACCGCGAGCTCCGCCTCCCGCACCCCACTCCGACTGCTTGACAACAACGATTGGGAATCAGTCACAGGGCGCTGCCCCGGCCAACCGGCTACAAGCAGGTTCAGAAGTCGAGTTCGACGTAGTCGATGTCGGTGAACTCCACCACGAGTCCGTCGGCACGGCGGCCGCGGTCTTTGAAGTACTGCTCCTGGAGTCCTTCTGCGATCACTGCCTGGAGCTGCTGTTCGGAGGCTCCGGCGGTCCGTGCGTCGAAGAGGCGGGCCGCGTACTGGGGCGGGAGGTGCTGGGTGATCAGCCGGATACGTCCGTCGTCCGTGGTGCCCGGTGCGGCGGTGAATCCGAACCGCGCCCTGGTTTCCACGACGATGCCGGTGGAGGTGGCGGCGTTCTTCTTCGCTTTCTCCTTCACCCGTGGCTGCCAGCGGTTGCGGACCTCACCTGTGAGCCGGGCCGCAAGGTCCGGGCGTGGTTTTTTGATCTGGTCCTTGACGTACCGTTCGACCGTGCGCTGGGTAATGCCCAGGAGGTCGGCAACGGCTCTGGTGCCTTTGAACTGCCTGACCAGGAACCGCATCTGCGCGCCTGCGGTCTTGGGGATCGGGCGGGTGGCCGTGCTCGCCGCGGCCCTGTCGAGACTGTCTCCAAGGATGCCCATGAGGTGGTCCTACTCCCCGCTGTCTTCGGTGTCGCCCTTGATGTGCCGGGCCGGGTTGTGCCCTTCATCGAGCATCGCGACGGCCCAGAGCAGGTCCTGGGTGCCCTCGTGCTTGACCATCCCTGGTGACACACCGAGCCGGAACGTGCCCGGGGCCGGCTTTCCGTCCGCGGTGCGCGGCAGCACGTCCAACGGGCTCGGCCCGTCGGACAGGTAGACGGCGCAGTCGGAGAGCAGCGCGATCGGGATCAGTGCGTCCTCGCCGAAGGTCAGGGTGCCGGCCGGGGGCGGGGCGGTCTGGGTGGCTGCGGCTGTTTTGAGGATCTTGCGGTGCATGTTGATGCGGGCGGCGGAAATGACGGCTGCGCGGATGTCGGGGCGCCAGGTCGGGCGCTCCAATGCGGGCCAGCGTTCGCCGAACTTGTAGCCGGTGCCTTGCGGGCGCTCGCGGAGCTTGCCGATGCCGCCCTTGACCGTCGACTTGATGGCCGAGAGCACGGCCGCCATGCCGGGGTCGGTCTGCTTGTGGTGCTCCATGACGGTGAGAAAGTCGGCCTCGGACAGACCGGAGGTGACGCCGAGGTCGGCCATCGTCTGCTTGTACGCCTCGCTGAGGTGCTTGTACCAGGGGTCCAGGTAAGGGCCGGACTCGGTGCGGATCCATGCCTCCACCGGTCGGAGGGTGACCGGAAGGTGGTAGGTGTCGATGAGTTCCTGGGCGTAGGCGACGGTCGGTGTCGCGTACCAGGACGGGCCCTCGGGCCGTACTCCGTGGGGCGTGAACGGGTTCGGCATCCTCGGGTCCAGCTCGATGCCGGACAGGTCGACCAGCCAACTGCCGGGTGTCTTCTTGTCGAACGCCGGATCCTTGACATGGACGGGGGCGCCCAGGCCGACGACGAGCCGGTTCGCGGCGGCGAGGAACGCCGTGTTCACGTCAATGCCGACCGCGAACGCCCCGGTGCATTCGGTGTCGGTGAGCAGCTGCGGGTCACGGGCCCACTCATAGGCTTCTTCGTCCAGGACTTCGGCCGGGGTGCGCTGGTGGGTGCGTGGGTAGAGGGCGGCGACAACCGGGTGTTCGTCCGGTGCCTCGACCGGCGCCGGGTCAACAGGCTCGGCCAGCGAGCCGGGCACGGGCCCGGACACCCAGGCGCCGCTGCTCTCGTCCTTCACGGCCCGGGTCGGCGGCCGCAGCGCGGTCATCGTTTCCAGGCCCGAGACGGCGGTGGAGCCGCGGGGGGTGATGACGCGGGTCGCGTAGGTGCCCAGTACATCGGCGATGCCGGCCGGGTGCAGGTGGTCGGTGGTTCCCCAGGAGCGGGAGTCGAGTGCGCCCCAGGGCAGGACGGCAAACTGGACGCACTGGCGTCGCCCGCCCTGTGCGGGTCGGTAGACGCGGGCCCAGGGACCGAAGCCACGGCGGGTGAGTTTCCACTTCGCCTTCGTGATCTGCTGTACGACCTTGTGGTCGTCCGGCAGGCGCAGGCGTCGCCGGTCCTCGAGCCGTTCGGGCAGTCCGAGACGTTCGGCGGCCGTGGTGGTCAGCACGATCAGGGGGTCGAAGTCCTTGCCGGACGGATGCAGACGCGGAGCGCCGAGCTGCGCCTCGGCAAGAACCCATTCGACCAGCCCGGGAAGGGACTTGGCAGGACAGTCCAGCACCGTGCCGCCGACGCAGTACAGCAAGCCGTCGCCATCCAGCACACCGAGCGGCCCATGCGCGAATCGCGGGTCAGCAGCCACGGAAGAGGAACCGCGCGCGGTCTCCTTTACGGCGGGGCGTCGCCCTGCGGGGGGCGTGGCCGAGGGTGCTGATCGCACTGGCGTCGTCGGGGCGCTGGACGACGCCGGGGCTGGCGCAGGCGCGGGTTCGAAGGTGGTCTCGGGCGCGGTGGGCACCCGCGGCACCAATGCCGTGGCTGATGGCTCGGAGGCCGTGGCGGGTGCCGGCTCTGGGGTGTCGGCGGGGTAGAGCTCGGCGAGCTGTGCAAGCAGGCGTGCGTACGCCTCACGCTGAGGCGGCCGCGGCTCCGTCTTCCCACTCTCCCACGACACCACCGTCGCACGACGGACCTTCAACGCGTTGGCCACCTGCTCCTGCGTCAAACCATGCGCCCTACGCAGCCGTTCCCGTTCAGCCGGAGGGGGCAGCGGGGACGCAGATGCGATCAGGGCGTCGACCGCGTCAAACAACTCGGACATGGCACCTCCTCCCCTTCAGTGTAACAATGACCGCTTATTCTGCGTACATTCACCGCTCGAATTGCGTACACCACATACAAGTCCAACGAGCGGTGGTGGCAGGGTGCGCAGCCCCATCGGCGCTCCGTGACCGACGAGCAGTGGCGGCAGGCCGAACACCTCCAAAAACCCAGGGCGAGCGAGGTGACCTCCTCCGGCCTGCCGCGACGGGTGCCCACGGCCAATCTGGTCGAGCAGGCCGGCGCACCGACCCCGAGGGGCCCACAGATCTCCCGCGCCCCCGAAGAAGTAAGGGGCAGGCCGAGCAACCTGCGCCGCGGCGTCCAGCGGGGACGCAACGCAGGCAGTGACACGAACGGCCAGGGCTTCGGTCCTGACAGCTCCTACAACCAGGAGCGTTAGCGCTGAGCCCTGGCGGCGCCTCGTCGGCGGAGGTGCCCGAAGACGATCCAAGCCGTGAAATCGCACAACTCTGCCCCTCCGTGACGCCCCCTGAGGCTGCGAGCGGCGGCCCACAAGCTGCCGACCGGTCCTTCTCTCGCCACTTCGGGTCACAGTTGAAAGCAACGGGGACCAGAAGTAACCGAGCACGGTCAGCCCCAGGCACCAGACCACGGCCAGCCACCCGTTGTGCCCGATCTCGCTGCCCAGCAGCAGCCCGCGCAGCGTCTCGATGGCCGGAGTGAACGGCTGGTACCCGGCCATCGGCTGGAACCAGCCCGGCATCGCGTCGAGCGGTGCGGCGGCGAGTATCCGGGTTCCCGAACCGCCGGGTCGCGGCCAGCGGGGGCGACGGCTGGGCGGACGCGCCACCCGGTCCTTCGGCACGGTGCTCATGCCGGCCCTGGCCCTGGCCCCGATGCCGGGCCGGCCCGGCTGGTCGCCGCTGGCGCTTGCGGAGCAGTCCGGCGACCACCCTCCTCGAGATCTGAACCGTGGCCCCGTGGCCGGAGACTCCCTCATCCACGTGGGAGCCGATGGGCTGCCTGCCGTGACTCCGCCGAGTCAGGGCCAGCAGCAGCCGATCCGTCGCCAGGGCGGGACAGTCACCAGGACGACTTGGTGACTCCGGGGAGGAATCCGGCGTGGGCCTGCTCGCGCATACGGACGCGGGACAGCCCGAACTGCCGCAGGTGTCCCCGGGGCCGGCCGTCCACGCTGTCCCGGTTGCGTACCCGGGTCGCGCTGGCATCGCGTGGCTGGCGCCGAAGCTCCGCCAGAGCAGCGGCCCGCTCCGGCTCCGGGGTGCCCGGGCGGCGGATGATCTCCTTCAACTCAGCGCGCCGGGCCTGGTACCGCTCGACGGTTGCCTTGCGCTTCTCGTTCTTCGTGATCTTGCTCTGCTTGGCCATCAGACCTTCCCCCCGCGAGCGCGGATGCGGGCCACGGCCGCCTCGATACCGGTGATGTCGATCGTCTTGATCGCCTTGGCGCTGAGCGTCAGGCGTAGATGCCTGCCCTCGCTGGGCAGCCAGTAGCGCTTGCGTTGGATGTTGGGGTCGAAGCGCCGGGATGTACGTCGGTGCGAGTGGGAGATGTTGTTGCCGAAGCCCGGCTGGGCGCCGGTCAGTTGGCAGTGGGCGGACAAGGTGTTACCTGCCTCTCTTCAAGACGACTCCATTTGAAAATGGAAACCATTGTCATATACTAGCCCCATGGCTCGCCCCGAAGTACGCCCGATCATCAAGCTCCACTCCACCGCAGGGACCGGCTACACCTACGTCACCCGCAAGATCCGGCGGAACGATCCCGACCGCATGGTCCTGCGCAAGTTCGACCCGATCGCCCGCAAGCACGTCGACTTCCGCGAAGAACGCTGACCCCACACCCTCCTGCGCTGAAGGACCACGCCATGAAGCCCGCAATCCACCCCCCGTACGGCCCCGCCGTCTTCCGCGACAAGGCTGCCGGCTCCGCCTTCCTCACCCGTTCCACCGCCACCAGCGACAAGACCATCGAGTGGGAGGACGGCAACACCTACCCTGTCGTCGACGTCGAGATCTCGAACGTGAGCCACCCCTTCTACACCGGCAGCGCCCGCGTCCTGGACACCGCCGGCCGCGTCGAGCGGTTCGAGCGCCGCTACGGCCGGCGCGAGGCGAACTGATGCAGAACCAGCCCCGACTGCCCGTCGTGATCGTCGGCGGGCTCCACTGCGACGCCCGCAGGGAAGTCGTCGACCGCCTCCTGCGAACCGTCCCCGGCAGCGTCGCCCTCCACCATGACCTGGCCACAGCGGCCGAAGGCACCCTGCGGCGCCTGGTGCGCGACTCCTCGGGCGAGCTGTCGTACGGCGATGCCCCGCTCGTCAACGACTGCGCCTGCTGCGCGCTGCGCGAAGACCTGGTCCCCGAGCTGGAGCGCCTGGCCGCCGGCGGTCTGACCCGACTCGCGATCGTCGAACTGTGGGACTCCGTCGAACCCAAGGCCATGGCAGAGGTCGTCGCCGCGCACGGCGGCGACGCCCTCGATCTCACCAACGTGATGACCGCCGTCGACCCCGCGCTCGTGCTGCCCTACCTCGCCAACGGCGACGACCTGGCCGAGGTCGGTCTCGCCGCCGCCACCACCGATCAGCGCACGGTCGGCGACACCTGGGCCCGGCAGCTGGAGTACGCGGCCGTGCTCGCTCTCGTCGACAGCGATGAGGCCGACGACGAGGACCGCGCCCTCCTTGCCCAGCTCCACCCGACCGCCCGCCGGGTGTCCGCCGGATCAGGCGAACTCGCCCAACTGGCCTTCGCCGGCTTCGACGTGGAAGCGGCGGCCGTCGCCCAGCACCCGGCCTGCGCACGGCTGCCCCAGGAAGCGGACGAAGCCGGGGTCGCCACCCTCGTCTGGCACCGCCGCCGCCCCTTCCACCCCGAACGCCTCTACCAGGCGCTGGAAGACCTCTGCTGCAGCGCCGCCCGCAGCCGCGGCCGGTTCTGGCTCGCCGACCGCCCCGACACCCTGCTCGCCTGGGACGCCGCAGGAGGCGCGCTGTGCGTGGAGAACGCCGGCCCGTGGCTGGCTTCCCTGCCGGACGCCGCATGGGACATGGTGTCCCCGATGCGCCGGGCGGCTGCCGCCCTGGACTGGCACCCCGAGCACGGCGACTGCTGCCAGCACCTCGTCTTCACCTCTCCCGGCCTCGACCGCGACGGCCTGGCACAGCTACTCGAATCCTGCCTGCTCACCGACGACGAGTACGCCGCCGGTCCCGAGGCGTGGAAGCACCTGCCGGCCGCGTTCGACTCCCTCCTCGACCCCGTCTCGTAGCCCTGGCATCAGACACCAAGCCGAAATCAGAACCGACGAAGGAACTCTCATGGCCCGCCGTCACGACCCCCGCAAGCCGCTCAAGCCTCGCCCCACCCCCCTCGAAGCCGCCGATATCACGTACATCGACTACAAGGACACCGACCTGCTGCGGAAGTTCATCTCCGACCGCGGGAAGATCCGCAGCCGCCGCGTCACTCGCTCCACCGCCCAGCAGCAGCGGCAGGTCGCCGCAGCGATCAAGAACGCCCGGGAGATGGCGCTCCTGCCGTACGCCGCCCGCGTCGGGGCGCAGTAAGCCGGCGATGCTGCGCGGCAGGGCGGTCCTGCCGCAGCCCGACGGCCCAGGACGGCGGCCAGGAGCTGCATTCACGCGAGGCCGTGGTCGTCGGGCGCGGTAGCGAAACCGCCGGGCGGCTCCTTGTGCAGCTCCCCTTATGCAGGCGGGGTTCATCGGTTGTCCGGCCGCCGGGCGTCGGACGGACTCGTTGCTGCCTGTGTCCGAGCCGGCGGCCTGGATCGCGAGCGGCTCCGGCGCCGTAGTGGAACTACGCACGCTGTCAGGGCCCGGCCAACGGCCCAGCGCAGGGCCTGTGAGAAGCCAGGCCGTGCTCGCCCTGACCCGCCGGCGTCACGGCCCGCGAAGATAAAATGGCCGTCACGACCGAGGGGACCACGTACTCCCTCCGGGACACGACAGGGAGAGACTGTGCCGCCTTACAGCCTCGAAAACCGGCTGGTCATTGGAATCGCCTCCAGCGCCCTCTTCGACCTGAAGGAATCCGATGCCGTTTTCCGGGAGAAGGGCGAGGAAAGCTACCGCCGTTATCAGCGGACCAAGTTGGACGAGACGTTGCAGCCGGGAGTCGCCTTCCCCTTCATCCGCAGGCTGCTGTCACTGAATGATCTGAACCCTGACGGTGACCCGCTGGTCGAGGTCATCATTCTCTCCCGCAACGACCCCGACACCGGGCTTCGGGTCATGCGATCCATCAGGTCTCATGGCCTGCCCATAACTCGCGCGGTTTTCATGCAGGGACGCTCGCCGTACAAGTTCATGCGCGCGCTGCACATGTCGCTGTTTCTGTCCGCCGACGACGGCGACGTCCGCGAGGCTACGGGCGCTGGGCTGCCGGCAGGCCGTGTCCTTGGCTCTGCCGTCGCCGACGATCCTGACGACAAGGATCTGCGGATCGCCTTCGACTTCGACGGGGTTCTCGCCAGCGACGAGTCGGAGCGCGTGTTCCAGCAGGACGGCATAGAAAGCTTCCGTAATCATGAGATCCTGAACGTTGCCACGCCTCACGACGCGGGTCCGCTCCGGGAGTTCCTCCGGAAGGTGAACACGCTGCAGCGCCGAGAGGAGGAACGGCGCAAGAAAGACCCGGACTACGCGATCCGCGTCCACGTGTCCATCGTCACGGCCCGCAATGCGCCCGCGCACGAGCGGGCCGTCATGAGCCTGAACCAATGGGGCGTCACGGTCAACGACGCCTTCTTCCTCGGCGGAATCGACAAGAGCTCGATCATGGAAGTGCTCAAGCCGCACATCTTCTTCGACGACCAGGAAAGCCATCTCCAAGGCACATCGCGGACGACACCGAGCGTCCATATCCCGTTCGGAGTGGTGAACCAGGAAGCCCCGCAGACTGATGCGAAGTAGCCTCCCCCGCTCAACTGTCTGCCGATGCGGGCGGCGTCATCCCGGGCGGCAATGAGCGCCCAGGCCCCGGGCACCTCCGCGTCCTGCTGCACGGACCGCCTTCCCACGCGAAGCGGCCGCATTGCCCACCGGCCCGGCACCCGATACTCCGGTGCCGAAGCGGGTCCTCTGTGCTTCTCCACAGCGCTGTGGCTCGACGGCGCGCCGCGCCCGCCAGAGGGGAACCCCCATGTGCCGTGCACAGCAACTGGCAGCCGGTGGGTGTGCTTCGACAAGGTGACCCCCACCATGTCCTGTGGTCAGTCGGGCAGGACAATGCCCTGCTCGTTGAGGTGCCGTGCTGCCTTGTCCTGGGTCTTGAGCCGGTGGCGGCAGACCCTCCTGTACCGCACGAGGGCGCCCGAAGGTTCGCGGAGTACAGCCTCGGCAACCAGGGGTCGCCGGCATGCCTTCCAGCCATGGGCGCTGCAGACGGCGTCGGACTTCGGCGCGAGGGTGGCGGGGAACGGCTGGATGGACTCGATGTCGGAGAGCATGGGTGCCGTCATGCCGGTCGAGCATACGGAAAGCACGGCCAGGGAGTGTGGCTACCAGCGCATGCTCAGGGCATCGAGTGCGCGGACACGGTCGGCGGCAAGACGCTCTTTGCGACGGCGGGCGTTGCTGATCCATTGCCCGAGGCGTACGGGTCCGCCGTCGAGGACTTCGATGTGCCGCTGCGCAACGTAGAGGCGCCCTTCACAGTGGTGAAAGGCACGCGCGGCAGCCAGACCCCTGTCCCAGCTCCGGGCGGCCGGTCTGCCTGTGTCAGGGGCTGTTCAGCGGATCGGATCAGGCCGAGACCGTCGAGCAGGCGCCGTTGCACGGGGCCAGGCGTTCGGGGCAGAGGCGTTGGGTGCGGAGCCACTCCCCCAGGCGGTGTCCGTCGTCGGTGGTGCAGTCCCTGGGCACGTCGGTCAGTGAGTGGCCGGCTTCTTGATGCCGGCGGGCGGCGTGGAAGGCGCGTTGCCAGGTCAGGGGCCAAGGCGGGTTCCAGTGTTCCCTCCCGATTCTGACCTCGTGGCCCTTTCCGCGCACGTCCCGCACCGCTCATCGTGTCGCTGTGCCCTCTCGGCGGGCCGGAATCATTGAGCACTCTCAGCGACCGTCTCGGCGATCTCCTGCGGCGAACCGAGCCGACCGCACGGGTCCGCTCGGTTCGCCGCAGCGAGCATCGCGGCCGCTGGTCGCCGAACGTGCCCCAAGCTCTGCGCATCGGCGTCTCGTTGGCCACCGGGGCCGCGCGGACGAGCGCGGGACGCGTCGGTGAAACGGCTCGTTCCTAAGCGACCGTGAGCACGATCTTGCCCTGGATGTGTCCTCGGGCGGCGCGTTCGTGCGCGGCTCGGGCATCCGCGAGCGCGAACGTGCTGTCGATCGCGACGCGGACCGTGCCCGCGTCGAGCAGGCGTCCCAGTTCGGCAAGCTGCGCGCCGTTCGAGCGGACCGTGGTGCCCGTGACGGTGACGCCCAGCTTCGCGGTCTCTTCTTCGTCGAACTCTCCGAAGAACACGGGGAACTGGGAGCCGCCGCGCTTGAGGGTGCGCAGGAAGCGCTTGCTGTCGGGGCCACCGACGGCGTCGAGAACGAGGTCGACGTCGTGCACGAGTTCCTCGGGACGGCTCTTCGTGTAGTCGATGAACTCGTCGGCGCCGAGCTCACTCAGGAACGATTCATGCGCGCCCGACGCCACCGCGATGACCCGTGCACCCTTCCATTTCGCCAGCTGCAGCGCGAAGTGCCCCACGCCGCCCGCGGCGCCGTTGACGAGCACCGTCTTGTGGGCGTCGAGTGGCACCGGACGATGCTGCGCCGCCTGGAAGCCCGAGGGGTGATCGTGTCCGACCTCGATCAGGAACTGCCACGCGGTGAGCCCGGACATGGGCGCCCCGGCGGCGTGCACGTGATCGATGCCGGCCGGCTTGAGTGCGAGGTCCGCCGCGGGCGCGGCCACGTACTCGGCATAGGTGCTGCCATCGAAGCTGGGGAAGCGAAGGAGACCGAAGACTTCATCACCGACGCAGAAACGGTCCACATCCGCGGCGACGGCCTCGACGACGCCCGACAGGTCCGTCCCCGGGATCGCGGGCAAGCTGAACTTCGGCCGCGCCTCCACAGGCAGGTTGGACATCCCGTCGCGCAGGTACCAGTCGGGAGGGTTGACGCCGACCGCGTGCACGCGAACGAGCACCTCACCCGGCCCCAGCTCGGGAATCAGCACCTCGTCGTAACGCAGAACTTCAGGACCGCCGTGCTCATGGAGCCGGACCGCCCTCATCGTGTGTATCGGCATCGTTTTCTCCTGCCCGCGCTGCGGGATAGACTTATTCGGATCAGCGATCCACATAAACGGACCACTGATCCGAATATATGGACCACTGATCCGAATAGTCAAGAGGGACAGATGCGCGCCGACGCCAGGAAGAACCGCGACCACCTGCTCGCAGTAGCGGGCACCGCCATCACCGAGCAAGGCGTCGACGTGTCACTGCGTGACATCGCGCGCAGGGCCGATGTCGGACTCGCGACGCTGCTGCGTCACTTCCCGACGCGCGAGGCGCTGCTCGATGCCCTGCTCCGCACGAGCTTCGACGAGCTGACCGCTAAGGCAGGCGCCCTCGAAACGTCCAGCTCGCCCGACGACGCGCTCGTCTCGTGGCTCCGCGACTGCGTCGCGTGGACAACCGAGTATCGGGGCGCGATCGTGCTGATGGCAGCCGCCATCGAGGACACCGAGTCCGCACTCCACGCCTCATGCGTCACCCTGCGCGCGGCCGGTGCGCGGCTCCTCATCCGTGCCCAGGCCGCGGGCATGGCGCGGACCGACATTGATGGCGCCGATTTGTTCGCGCTGGTAACGGCGCTCGCCTGGCTCGGCGATCAACGCTCGCTCGCGCCACGCGCCGATCACCTCTTCGACGTTGTCGCAAGCGCGATCCTGACCAGCACAGCGAACAGCGGCGCCGAGGGGGAACGCCGCCCTCGCATCCGTAGCTGAGATCTGCGCGCACGCGGACCGGCGAACCCGCCCGCACGCTCGGCAAGAGCGGATCGACGCCGAGTGCGCCAAGGCGGCCAAGGTCACCGGCATCGAGCCGCGCGCTCCCCGGGAACGGACTGCGACCGAGCACCTTCCCGACTGCCGGCCGCCTCGCCGCCTTCTACGAACCTCAGCCGTCGTTCTCAGTCACCTGACCAGCGGCTCTGCGAGGAGAACGACTCGATCCGCCTCGACGTCGAAGCCGAGCACCGGATGGCCATAGTCGCCTTCCGGGTCCATCAGCACCGGCTTGCCCAACCGCCGTCCGATCTCCCGGAGGAAGCCGCAGAACACATCCAGTCGCTCCTGGCCCTGCAACTACCGCAGGTCGACGTCGAAGTCGACTTCATCGTCGGCATGGAAACGGAAGTTCGCCAACACATCGGCCGCTGGCCAGACCCGCAGGTCCGGGCACTCGGCATCCGCCAGGCGGGACAGCACAGCCTCCGCCCGGGGCACCGGAAGCACCATCTCTCCCTCGGAGTACTGGCACTTCCAGCCCTTCTCCGCGACAAGATTGAGGACCGCCTGCCAGTCCTCCACCGAGGCATTCGGGAGACGCACGTCCGGCAACGACCCCATCAAGTCCGGGTCGAAGAAGCACTTCACGTCATCCCACAGCAGGTCGGTCACCTCGCCATGCTGCCCGGCTCGCCAACCCAACGCACCCCCGACTCCCTTGACCAAAGACATAGGGGCACCCCCCAGGAACGTGCCGATGTACCGCACGGTGCAGAT is drawn from Streptomyces sp. NBC_01717 and contains these coding sequences:
- the tpg gene encoding telomere-protecting terminal protein Tpg — encoded protein: MGILGDSLDRAAASTATRPIPKTAGAQMRFLVRQFKGTRAVADLLGITQRTVERYVKDQIKKPRPDLAARLTGEVRNRWQPRVKEKAKKNAATSTGIVVETRARFGFTAAPGTTDDGRIRLITQHLPPQYAARLFDARTAGASEQQLQAVIAEGLQEQYFKDRGRRADGLVVEFTDIDYVELDF
- the tap gene encoding telomere-associated protein Tap; protein product: MSELFDAVDALIASASPLPPPAERERLRRAHGLTQEQVANALKVRRATVVSWESGKTEPRPPQREAYARLLAQLAELYPADTPEPAPATASEPSATALVPRVPTAPETTFEPAPAPAPASSSAPTTPVRSAPSATPPAGRRPAVKETARGSSSVAADPRFAHGPLGVLDGDGLLYCVGGTVLDCPAKSLPGLVEWVLAEAQLGAPRLHPSGKDFDPLIVLTTTAAERLGLPERLEDRRRLRLPDDHKVVQQITKAKWKLTRRGFGPWARVYRPAQGGRRQCVQFAVLPWGALDSRSWGTTDHLHPAGIADVLGTYATRVITPRGSTAVSGLETMTALRPPTRAVKDESSGAWVSGPVPGSLAEPVDPAPVEAPDEHPVVAALYPRTHQRTPAEVLDEEAYEWARDPQLLTDTECTGAFAVGIDVNTAFLAAANRLVVGLGAPVHVKDPAFDKKTPGSWLVDLSGIELDPRMPNPFTPHGVRPEGPSWYATPTVAYAQELIDTYHLPVTLRPVEAWIRTESGPYLDPWYKHLSEAYKQTMADLGVTSGLSEADFLTVMEHHKQTDPGMAAVLSAIKSTVKGGIGKLRERPQGTGYKFGERWPALERPTWRPDIRAAVISAARINMHRKILKTAAATQTAPPPAGTLTFGEDALIPIALLSDCAVYLSDGPSPLDVLPRTADGKPAPGTFRLGVSPGMVKHEGTQDLLWAVAMLDEGHNPARHIKGDTEDSGE
- the rpsN gene encoding 30S ribosomal protein S14 is translated as MAKQSKITKNEKRKATVERYQARRAELKEIIRRPGTPEPERAAALAELRRQPRDASATRVRNRDSVDGRPRGHLRQFGLSRVRMREQAHAGFLPGVTKSSW
- the rpmB gene encoding 50S ribosomal protein L28, with product MSAHCQLTGAQPGFGNNISHSHRRTSRRFDPNIQRKRYWLPSEGRHLRLTLSAKAIKTIDITGIEAAVARIRARGGKV
- the rpmG gene encoding 50S ribosomal protein L33 → MARPEVRPIIKLHSTAGTGYTYVTRKIRRNDPDRMVLRKFDPIARKHVDFREER
- a CDS encoding type B 50S ribosomal protein L31, with translation MKPAIHPPYGPAVFRDKAAGSAFLTRSTATSDKTIEWEDGNTYPVVDVEISNVSHPFYTGSARVLDTAGRVERFERRYGRREAN
- a CDS encoding CobW family GTP-binding protein, with product MQNQPRLPVVIVGGLHCDARREVVDRLLRTVPGSVALHHDLATAAEGTLRRLVRDSSGELSYGDAPLVNDCACCALREDLVPELERLAAGGLTRLAIVELWDSVEPKAMAEVVAAHGGDALDLTNVMTAVDPALVLPYLANGDDLAEVGLAAATTDQRTVGDTWARQLEYAAVLALVDSDEADDEDRALLAQLHPTARRVSAGSGELAQLAFAGFDVEAAAVAQHPACARLPQEADEAGVATLVWHRRRPFHPERLYQALEDLCCSAARSRGRFWLADRPDTLLAWDAAGGALCVENAGPWLASLPDAAWDMVSPMRRAAAALDWHPEHGDCCQHLVFTSPGLDRDGLAQLLESCLLTDDEYAAGPEAWKHLPAAFDSLLDPVS
- the rpsR gene encoding 30S ribosomal protein S18 gives rise to the protein MARRHDPRKPLKPRPTPLEAADITYIDYKDTDLLRKFISDRGKIRSRRVTRSTAQQQRQVAAAIKNAREMALLPYAARVGAQ
- a CDS encoding 5'-nucleotidase, translated to MPPYSLENRLVIGIASSALFDLKESDAVFREKGEESYRRYQRTKLDETLQPGVAFPFIRRLLSLNDLNPDGDPLVEVIILSRNDPDTGLRVMRSIRSHGLPITRAVFMQGRSPYKFMRALHMSLFLSADDGDVREATGAGLPAGRVLGSAVADDPDDKDLRIAFDFDGVLASDESERVFQQDGIESFRNHEILNVATPHDAGPLREFLRKVNTLQRREEERRKKDPDYAIRVHVSIVTARNAPAHERAVMSLNQWGVTVNDAFFLGGIDKSSIMEVLKPHIFFDDQESHLQGTSRTTPSVHIPFGVVNQEAPQTDAK
- a CDS encoding helicase associated domain-containing protein, which gives rise to MAAARAFHHCEGRLYVAQRHIEVLDGGPVRLGQWISNARRRKERLAADRVRALDALSMRW
- a CDS encoding helicase associated domain-containing protein; translation: MRDVRGKGHEVRIGREHWNPPWPLTWQRAFHAARRHQEAGHSLTDVPRDCTTDDGHRLGEWLRTQRLCPERLAPCNGACSTVSA
- a CDS encoding NADP-dependent oxidoreductase → MPIHTMRAVRLHEHGGPEVLRYDEVLIPELGPGEVLVRVHAVGVNPPDWYLRDGMSNLPVEARPKFSLPAIPGTDLSGVVEAVAADVDRFCVGDEVFGLLRFPSFDGSTYAEYVAAPAADLALKPAGIDHVHAAGAPMSGLTAWQFLIEVGHDHPSGFQAAQHRPVPLDAHKTVLVNGAAGGVGHFALQLAKWKGARVIAVASGAHESFLSELGADEFIDYTKSRPEELVHDVDLVLDAVGGPDSKRFLRTLKRGGSQFPVFFGEFDEEETAKLGVTVTGTTVRSNGAQLAELGRLLDAGTVRVAIDSTFALADARAAHERAARGHIQGKIVLTVA
- a CDS encoding TetR/AcrR family transcriptional regulator, coding for MRADARKNRDHLLAVAGTAITEQGVDVSLRDIARRADVGLATLLRHFPTREALLDALLRTSFDELTAKAGALETSSSPDDALVSWLRDCVAWTTEYRGAIVLMAAAIEDTESALHASCVTLRAAGARLLIRAQAAGMARTDIDGADLFALVTALAWLGDQRSLAPRADHLFDVVASAILTSTANSGAEGERRPRIRS